The following are from one region of the Pocillopora verrucosa isolate sample1 chromosome 3, ASM3666991v2, whole genome shotgun sequence genome:
- the LOC131783655 gene encoding maestro heat-like repeat-containing protein family member 1: MAEDEVKKTGGQVDELCLALIDAANDKQHEVRQMIMTSLHELGKKQPEMVLSAIKGYLIKHQKLSQGHRVVLLKSASKIIHDTLSTLSLGLGKQMIKLASAEMTKSKEVEPDWQSAASEVLVALGKRFDHQVMAELLDKLAPGTLPHYFVVQTLASFSISNPYGVVPFLKDILGRMLPMMGMAKQDNLKWVIANCLARFCESIIDYVANAESAPYPDITVDRFYGEISSAYDILFSVWIRASEAKIRLAVVDAIGHMTLIMAKDKLEEQLPKLLPGITALYKKHTEHYLITQGLCMVLKASCKDGGEILLPLVENVLGGVHSMACNMPDFSNPVSVKNHNEVLRCFSVLTPAISDRVIAFLLQKLEANYEKTRIGSLAVIKHLVNSSGSYLENKEELIITGVQILFSDQNLKVRHMFAQCITAMAHHRYLELEGGHKLVEFIVKQCALSDEEKTRRPTDADSITPQALQKMCENILFLLTTTVDVMEPVLWPFLLECLVPETFTQAMNPLCRCICHLATKKREEEAADFSIDFDAKPNMPKPAAIISRLLVMAGCPLPGSGRGDNVLKLLKVLAPILQPNLVEMWDTVIPKLMQYLEENTEDKEKWSQKAWEDLVLKFVSKSVDEVDSEEWVCSLGTEMAKQISLYTNFPEEKNFLFKSLGVVLNKVGNKDFVQNHLNIMFSSVKHSSQLEREGCAIGIGFSASTNLDQVLLKLEQVSKNEMTKKSSGILSFMKDKSDSETEKIKSTVMLCYGYTVLYGPPGLITSRLETSIFRVISRHYGNVKDMHVKQNLIRATELIGKALEPGRLQQPEFIFTKRKELINHMLAYMKAEPPSIVTTETRALAMDACASLTKLNPRFTDAEVFEIVKTSTDCVFAVHSGERSTSPTGKHHKVEIEAEKDPNVLLKQALESLQKLLKGLLLQDPVPPTLENIFKHIQEPWLVSTVSVERERAVDTIFALLQTFRDNMLLTVGGKTTSFSMAGPLLARLIPRCTDPVIIIRQTAVDCVQCVLKIAARFEGYSLESKDELVDALPTLKKRATEDDPNILFSVASDLSKVVAKKLQSEHISSFVLTLLEGLTDCQSHSSSGSCVVLNSIIRIRGQEIRKDVGNLVKELHTSLMNITHAQTRTGTLRVFRTLASHHLVPVLTGLLEFPLPYDQHVLDIWKTMAGESNLSLSIFDYILDLSLRSLPYQEKPNPKNKKETIRVATAQPTAITCGLTEMLRSEENGEVVLEHFPRLFSMALVRLGTSVDLLPPEPPQSSGKDKQKGPKVDPLAIALECMKELISRCKYDTLMQLIDDEHGWALFRDEKTFPDGVCAVARALCKAVPHLVPKVVDHLNPILSSVYDAQRIVAAAFIAELIDQKCGGKVEVVEVLMNSLLGRLVDTSHVVRKFCIRGLGNISSVEDSQLEKYSTTILSAMMAGMDDKDDLEDEITLESMSGLAKILAKLDENNVRQILINICLRIRPCFEKEKDAVRAAAFTLFGKLSRFSDGPSKAPFLEQVHTNFISVMLHLNEEVEVVKACKGCLRSIAPLMGSESVNKMFQKHLLEEGHLHYGEFMNDLSRLLIVDFPDKINFYVMGCVSFYKSSRDDIKANAALLTGFILGNLPQERRDEISKDHVCGALILLLKDPSGQVRCKAAEAMSLLYDY; this comes from the exons GAAGTGGAGCCTGATTGGCAGTCTGCAGCTTCTGAGGTGTTGGTTGCTCTAGGAAAGAGGTTTGATCACCAGGTGATGGCTGAGCTCCTGGATAAGTTAGCTCCTGGCACACTACCTCACTACTTTGTTGTGCAGACTCTGgcatctttctccatttctaaTC CCTATGGTGTTGTCCCTTTCCTGAAAGACATCCTAGGTCGCATGTTGCCCATGATGGGAATGGCCAAGCAAGACAATTTGAAATGGGTCATTGCTAACT GTCTTGCCAGATTTTGTGAGAGCATCATTGACTATGTTGCAAATGCAGAGAGTGCGCCATACCCTGATATCACAGTTGACAGATTTTATGGTGAAATATCATCAGCTTATGACATTTTATTTAGTGTGTGGATCAGAGCCAGTGAAGCCAAG attAGACTAGCTGTTGTGGATGCCATTGGTCATATGACCCTTATTATGGCAAAAGACAAGCTTGAGGAGCAGTTGCCAAAGTTACTGCCTGGTATCACAGCTCTGTACAAAAAACACACAGAACACTACCTCATTACACAG GGTCTGTGTATGGTTTTGAAAGCCTCTTGTAAAGATGGTGGAGAAATTCTGCTTCCTTTAGTGGAAAATGTATTGGGAGGAGTGCACAGCATG GCTTGTAACATGCCAGATTTTTCCAATCCAGTCTCAGTCAAGAATCACAATGAAGTTTTAAGATGTTTTTCTGTTCTTA CACCAGCAATCTCAGACCGTGTCATTGCATTCTTGCTTCAAAAGTTGGAGGCTAATTATGAAAAGACTAGAATTGGATCTCTGGCTGTTATTAAACATTTAGTCAACTCCTCTG GTTCATATTTAGAGAACAAAGAAGAACTGATTATCACAGGCGTGCAGATTCTGTTCAGCGACCAAAACTTGAAG GTGCGGCACATGTTTGCTCAGTGCATAACTGCCATGGCTCATCATCGTTACCTGGAATTGGAGGGCGGCCATAAATTGGTGGAATTTATTGTTAAGCAATGTGCACTGAGCGATGAAGAG AAAACCAGAAGACCAACCGACGCAGATTCCATAACTCCTCAAGCTCTTCAAAAGATGTGTGAAAACATTCTTTTCCTTCTGACGACAACAGTGGATGTCATGGAACCT GTGCTGTGGCCATTCTTACTGGAGTGCCTTGTTCCTGAAACATTTACTCAAGCCATGAATCCTCTTTGTCGATGTATCTGTCACCTAGCAACCAAGAAACGAGAGGAGGAGGCAGCGGATTTCAGTATTGATTTTGATGCAAAGC CCAACATGCCCAAGCCAGCAGCTATCATCTCCCGTCTCTTA GTAATGGCAGGATGTCCTCTGCCGGGAAGTGGTCGAGGGGATAACGTGCTGAAGCTTCTTAAGGTTCTTGCACCCATTCTACAACCTAACTTGGTAGAGATGTGGGACACAGTGATTCCTAAACTCATGCAGTATTTAGAAG AAAACAcggaagataaagaaaaatggaGTCAAAAAGCTTGGGAGGACTTAGTACTGAAG tttgtttcGAAGAGTGTTGATGAAGTGGATTCTGAGGAATGGGTGTGTTCGCTCGGAACAGAAATGGCAAAACAGATATCGCTATATACAAACTTCCCAGAAGAGAAG AACTTCCTCTTTAAGAGCCTTGGTGTTGTTCTGAACAAAGtgggaaacaaagattttgttcaaAATCACCTAAACATTATGTTTAGTTCAGTGAAGCATTCAAGTCAACTAGAGAGAGAG GGCTGTGCAATAGGCATCGGATTTTCTGCCAGTACTAATCTTGACCAAGTGTTACTTAAACTGGAGCAGGTGTCTAAAAACGAGATGACCAAAAAATCTTCAGGAATCTTGAGTTTTATGAAG GACAAATCCGAttctgaaacagaaaaaataaagagcaCAGTGATGTTATGTTATGGATACACGGTTCTGTACGGTCCACCAGG TTTGATAACGTCCAGACTAGAGACCAGTATTTTTCGAGTCATTAGTCGTCATTATGGAAACGTGAAG GACATGCACGTCAAACAGAACCTCATCCGAGCAACCGAGCTCATTGGCAAAGCACTGGAACCTGGTCGACTACAGCAACCAGAGTTTATCTTCACGAAACGAAAGGAACTTATCAATCATATGTTG GCGTACATGAAGGCAGAACCGCCATCCATTGTCACAACAGAGACTCGTGCCCTGGCGATGGACGCATGCGCGAGTTTAAC GAAACTTAATCCCAGATTCACAGATGCTGAGGTTTTTGAGATTGTTAAAACAAGCACGGACTGTGTATTTGCAGTACACAGTGGAGAACGATCTACTTCCCCTACAGGAAAACACCACAAAGTTGAAATCGAAGCG GAGAAAGATCCCAATGTTTTACTAAAACAAGCACTAGAGAGTTTGCAAAAGCTATTGAAAGGACTACTCCTTCAAGATCCAGTCCCACCTACACttgagaacatttttaaa CACATTCAAGAGCCCTGGCTAGTATCCACAGTTAGTGTTGAACGTGAGCGGGCAGTGGATACTATTTTCGCCCTACTGCAGACATTCCGCGACAACATGCTACTGACCGTGGGTGGG aaaactaCTTCGTTTAGCATGGCTGGTCCTTTGTTGGCTCGCCTCATTCCCCGTTGTACAGATCCGGTCATAATTATCCGACAAACAGCGGTGGACTGTGTACAGTGTGTGCTGAAAATAGCTGCCCGTTTTGAAG GTTATTCTCTGGAGAGTAAGGATGAACTGGTCGATGCATTACCGACTCTCAAAAAAAGAGCAACAGAAGATGATCCCAACATTCTGTTTAGCGTCGCTAGTGACTTGTCTAAG GTTGTCGCCAAAAAACTTCAGAGCGAGCATATATCGTCATTCGTGCTCACTTTGTTGGAAGGTTTAACAGACTGTCAATCTCACAGTTCAAGTGGTTCATGTGTCGTACTCAACAGCATTATCAGGATAAGAGGACAAGAAATAAGGAAAGAT GTTGGTAATCTGGTGAAGGAACTCCATACCAGTCTTATGAACATCACACACGCACAGACCAGGACGGGAACTCTTCGCGTATTCAGAACGCTCGCGTCGCATCATCTAGTTCCTGTTCTCACGGGACTTCTAGAGTTTCCCTTACCTTATGATCA GCACGTGCTGGATATCTGGAAAACAATGGCCGGCGAGTCGAACCTATCCCTTAGCATATTCGACTACATTCTGGATTTATCTCTGAGGTCTCTGCCATACCAAGAGAAACCAAAccctaaaaacaaaaaggaaactatCAGAGTAGCGACTGCACAGCCTACTGCG ATCACGTGTGGTTTGACTGAGATGTTGCGTTCGGAAGAGAATGGCGAAGTGGTCTTGGAGCATTTTCCTCGGCTGTTCTCCATGGCCCTGGTACGTCTAGGTACCTCGGTGGACCTGCTACCTCCTGAGCCGCCTCAGTCTTCAGGAAAAGACAAGCAGAAGGGACCAAAAGTGGACCCTTTGGC cATTGCACTCGAATGCATGAAAGAACTCATCAGTAGATGCAAGTATGACACACTGATGCAATTGATCGACGACGAACATGGATGGGCGTTGTTTAGAGATGAAAAAACTTTCCCTGATGGCGTCTGTGCTGTCGCAAG GGCCCTCTGTAAAGCGGTCCCTCATTTAGTTCCTAAAGTGGTTGATCACCTGAACCCTATATTGTCAAGTGTCTACGATGCACAGAGAATCGTAGCAGCAGCGTTTATTGCTGAG TTAATTGACCAGAAATGTGGCGGTAAAGTGGAAGTAGTAGAAGTCCTGATGAATAGTCTGCTAGGCCGATTGGTGGATACGTCACACGTGGTTCGTAAGTTCTGTATCAGAGGACTGGGGAACATTTCCAGTGTGGAAGACTCTCAG CTTGAAAAATATTCCACCACAATCCTGTCTGCGATGATGGCGGGTATGGATGACAAAGATGATCTAGAGGACGAAATAACACTGGAGTCAATGTCAGGGCTTGCCAAGATTCTGGCAAAACTGGATGAAAATAACGTGCGGCAAATACTTATCAACATTTGTCTTAGAATCAGACCCTGCTTTGAAAAG gaaaaagatGCTGTTCGAGCTGCGGCCTTTACCTTATTTGGTAAACTGTCTCGTTTCAGTGACGGGCCGTCAAAAGCCCCGTTCCTGGAGCAAGTTCATACGAACTTTATAAGTGTTATGTTACACTTAAACGAAGAGGTGGAAGTCGTCAAG GCGTGTAAAGGCTGTCTACGGTCCATCGCTCCTCTCATGGGCTCCGAATCTGTTAACAAAATGTTCCAAAAACATTTGTTGGAAGAAGGACATCTTCATTACGGCGAGTTCATGAACGATCTCTCTAGACTTCTT ATTGTTGATTTTCCTGATAAGATTAATTTTTACGTGATGGGCTGCGTTTCATTCTATAAAAGTTCTCGAGATGACATCAAAGCGAATGCGGCGTTGCTCACTG GTTTTATTCTCGGTAACCTTCCTCAAGAAAGAAGAGATGAAATATCCAAAGACCATGTGTGTGGGG CTCTGATTCTTTTGCTGAAAGATCCATCAGGTCAAGTGAGATGTAAAGCTGCCGAAGCAATGAGCTTGCTTTATGACTACTAA